From the genome of Papaver somniferum cultivar HN1 chromosome 2, ASM357369v1, whole genome shotgun sequence, one region includes:
- the LOC113350186 gene encoding rho GTPase-activating protein 2-like isoform X1 — protein sequence MTGVMMLTKGGGCRGGDERSRGGEKSERSKRSREEQNQLSLVEFLIAAIRRSMVSCRVEQTDNEVVGSTSVQCMEIGWPTNVQHITHVTFDRFNGFLGLPVEFEVEVPCRAPSASISVFGVSAESMQCTLDSKGNSVPTILMLMQERLYSQGGLKAEGIFRINPENSQEEHVRDQLNRGIVPDNIDVHCLAGLIKAWFRELPEGILDGLSPEQVLQCTTEEEFVELVTQLLPIQAALLNWAVDLIADVVEDEESNKMNARNIAMVFAPNMTQMSDPLTALMHAVQVMNLLKALILKTLREREEIASGGGDSPFSSHSSDRQTDEEDFDSQQDDMDTSGELKGPTLGYYNNDAYSQSSEDEEEAEVHQLNAIEECFLRQLNRNEELMKHSTQDTTEATSGSAEDSVGVTMDSTENSAEVTIDCTENSAEVTRGSIYTEDSAGVTGASIYIEQINSPSSVCGFHADESSLSYSDSRIESSRLSMSYDIDGADSTSSVMFTRDVHNTSSHFEECEGFKVVMIEEPGEVLT from the exons ATGACAGGAGTGATGATGTTAACCAAAGGAGGAGGGTGTAGAGGAGGAGATGAGAGGAGTCGTGGTGGTGAGAAATCAGAAAGAAGTAAAAGATCTAGAGAAGAACAAAATCAGTTATCTCTTGTTGAATTTTTAATAGCGGCAATAAGAAGATCTATGGTTTCATGCAGAGTCGAACAAACAGATAATGAAGTTGTTGGTTCTACTAGTGTTCAGTGTATGGAGATTGGTTGGCCTACTAATGTACAACATATAACTCATGTTACTTTTGATAGGTTTAATGGCTTTCTTGGTCTTCCTGTTGAGTTTGAAGTTGAAGTTCCTTGCAGAGCTCCCAGTGCCAG TATTAGCGTGTTCGGGGTCTCCGCGGAATCAATGCAGTGCACTTTAGATTCCAAAGGGAATAGTGTACCAACTATACTTATGCTGATGCAGGAGAGGTTATACTCTCAAGGAGGATTAAAG GCTGAAGGCATATTCCGGATTAATCCAGAGAACAGCCAGGAGGAGCATGTTAGAGACCAACTGAACCGCGGAATTGTACCTGACAACATTGATGTACATTGTTTGGCCGGTTTAATAAAGGCTTGGTTTCGAGAACTCCCAGAAGGAATATTGGACGGACTATCTCCGGAACAAGTTCTTCAATGCACCACTGAGGAAGAATTTGTCGAACTGGTGACACAGCTCCTTCCAATTCAAGCTGCATTGCTCAATTGGGCTGTTGATCTTATAGCTGATGTCGTTGAAGATGAGGAGTCAAACAAAATGAATGCTAGAAATATCGCAATGGTCTTTGCCCCGAACATGACTCAG ATGTCCGACCCATTAACAGCTCTTATGCATGCTGTTCAAGTGATGAATTTGCTTAAAGCACTGATCCTAAAAACACTACGAGAACGTGAAGAAATAGCAAGTGGAGGAGGGGATTCGCCATTTTCTTCTCATTCATCAGATAGGCAAACTGACGAGGAAGATTTTGATAGCCAGCAAGATGACATGGATACAAGTGGTGAACTGAAAGGACCTACTTTAGGCTATTATAATAATGATGCTTACAGTCAGAGTAGCGAAGATGAAGAGGAGGCAGAAGTTCATCAACTAAACGCGATTGAAGAGTGCTTCTTAAGGCAACTAAATCGGAACGAAGAACTCATGAAACACTCTACTCAAGATACTACAGAGGCCACAAGTGGCTCAGCTGAGGATTCagtcggagtcacaatggattcTACTGAGAATTCAGCTGAAGTCACAATAGACTGTACTGAGAATTCAGCTGAAGTTACAAGGGGTTCTATATATACTGAGGATTCAGCTGGTGTCACAGGGGCATCTATATACATTGAACAAATTAACAGTCCTAGTAGTGTTTGTGGTTTCCATGCCGATGAATCTAGTTTGTCATATTCCGATAGCAGAATTGAGAGTTCACGGTTAAGTATGAGCTATGACATCGACGGTGCCGACTCAACATCGAGCGTGATGTTTACAAGAGACGTGCACAACACAAGTAGCCATTTTGAGGAATGTGAAGGTTTCAAGGTGGTAATGATTGAAGAACCGGGAGAAGTTCTTACAtga
- the LOC113350186 gene encoding rho GTPase-activating protein 2-like isoform X2, protein MTGVMMLTKGGGCRGGDERSRGGEKSERSKRSREEQNQLSLVEFLIAAIRRSMVSCRVEQTDNEVVGSTSVQCMEIGWPTNVQHITHVTFDRFNGFLGLPVEFEVEVPCRAPSASVFGVSAESMQCTLDSKGNSVPTILMLMQERLYSQGGLKAEGIFRINPENSQEEHVRDQLNRGIVPDNIDVHCLAGLIKAWFRELPEGILDGLSPEQVLQCTTEEEFVELVTQLLPIQAALLNWAVDLIADVVEDEESNKMNARNIAMVFAPNMTQMSDPLTALMHAVQVMNLLKALILKTLREREEIASGGGDSPFSSHSSDRQTDEEDFDSQQDDMDTSGELKGPTLGYYNNDAYSQSSEDEEEAEVHQLNAIEECFLRQLNRNEELMKHSTQDTTEATSGSAEDSVGVTMDSTENSAEVTIDCTENSAEVTRGSIYTEDSAGVTGASIYIEQINSPSSVCGFHADESSLSYSDSRIESSRLSMSYDIDGADSTSSVMFTRDVHNTSSHFEECEGFKVVMIEEPGEVLT, encoded by the exons ATGACAGGAGTGATGATGTTAACCAAAGGAGGAGGGTGTAGAGGAGGAGATGAGAGGAGTCGTGGTGGTGAGAAATCAGAAAGAAGTAAAAGATCTAGAGAAGAACAAAATCAGTTATCTCTTGTTGAATTTTTAATAGCGGCAATAAGAAGATCTATGGTTTCATGCAGAGTCGAACAAACAGATAATGAAGTTGTTGGTTCTACTAGTGTTCAGTGTATGGAGATTGGTTGGCCTACTAATGTACAACATATAACTCATGTTACTTTTGATAGGTTTAATGGCTTTCTTGGTCTTCCTGTTGAGTTTGAAGTTGAAGTTCCTTGCAGAGCTCCCAGTGCCAG CGTGTTCGGGGTCTCCGCGGAATCAATGCAGTGCACTTTAGATTCCAAAGGGAATAGTGTACCAACTATACTTATGCTGATGCAGGAGAGGTTATACTCTCAAGGAGGATTAAAG GCTGAAGGCATATTCCGGATTAATCCAGAGAACAGCCAGGAGGAGCATGTTAGAGACCAACTGAACCGCGGAATTGTACCTGACAACATTGATGTACATTGTTTGGCCGGTTTAATAAAGGCTTGGTTTCGAGAACTCCCAGAAGGAATATTGGACGGACTATCTCCGGAACAAGTTCTTCAATGCACCACTGAGGAAGAATTTGTCGAACTGGTGACACAGCTCCTTCCAATTCAAGCTGCATTGCTCAATTGGGCTGTTGATCTTATAGCTGATGTCGTTGAAGATGAGGAGTCAAACAAAATGAATGCTAGAAATATCGCAATGGTCTTTGCCCCGAACATGACTCAG ATGTCCGACCCATTAACAGCTCTTATGCATGCTGTTCAAGTGATGAATTTGCTTAAAGCACTGATCCTAAAAACACTACGAGAACGTGAAGAAATAGCAAGTGGAGGAGGGGATTCGCCATTTTCTTCTCATTCATCAGATAGGCAAACTGACGAGGAAGATTTTGATAGCCAGCAAGATGACATGGATACAAGTGGTGAACTGAAAGGACCTACTTTAGGCTATTATAATAATGATGCTTACAGTCAGAGTAGCGAAGATGAAGAGGAGGCAGAAGTTCATCAACTAAACGCGATTGAAGAGTGCTTCTTAAGGCAACTAAATCGGAACGAAGAACTCATGAAACACTCTACTCAAGATACTACAGAGGCCACAAGTGGCTCAGCTGAGGATTCagtcggagtcacaatggattcTACTGAGAATTCAGCTGAAGTCACAATAGACTGTACTGAGAATTCAGCTGAAGTTACAAGGGGTTCTATATATACTGAGGATTCAGCTGGTGTCACAGGGGCATCTATATACATTGAACAAATTAACAGTCCTAGTAGTGTTTGTGGTTTCCATGCCGATGAATCTAGTTTGTCATATTCCGATAGCAGAATTGAGAGTTCACGGTTAAGTATGAGCTATGACATCGACGGTGCCGACTCAACATCGAGCGTGATGTTTACAAGAGACGTGCACAACACAAGTAGCCATTTTGAGGAATGTGAAGGTTTCAAGGTGGTAATGATTGAAGAACCGGGAGAAGTTCTTACAtga
- the LOC113350185 gene encoding probable 1-deoxy-D-xylulose-5-phosphate synthase, chloroplastic, protein MALSAFSLFPTHLSSKTLPLDSSHKQGSLLTHLFWGVDLKDQHPQLQVKKKPCGVWASLTETGEYFSQRPPTPLLDTINYPIHMKNLSVKELKQLADELRSDVIFNVSKTGGHLGSSLGVVELTVALHYVFNTPQDKILWDVGHQSYPHKILTGRRDKMSTMRQTNGLSGFTKRAESEYDSFGTGHSSTSISAALGMAVGRDLKGKDNNVIAVIGDGAMTAGQAYEAMNNAGYLDSDMIVILNDNKQVSLPTANLDGPIPPVGALSSALSRLQSSRPLRELREVAKGVTKQIGGPMHELAAKVDEYARGMISGSGSSLFEELGLYYIGPVDGHSIDDLVAILKEVKCTHTTGPVLIHVITEKGRGYPYAEKAADKYHGVSKFDPATGKQSKSNAPTQSYTTYFAEALIAEAEVDNNIVAIHAAMGGGTGMNLFLRRFPTRCFDVGIAEQHAVTFAAGLACEGLKPFCAIYSSFLQRAYDQVIHDVDLQKLPVRFAMDRAGLVGADGPTHSGSFDVTYMACLPNMVVMAPSDEAELFHMVATAAAIDDRPSCFRYPRGNGIGVELPAGNKGIPLEVGKGRILIEGERVALLGYGSAVQSCVAAASLLEAHGLRLTVADARFCKPLDQALVRKLAKSHEIVVTVEEGSIGGFGSHVAQFMALDGLLDGTTKWRPLVLPDRYIEHGSPADQMVDAGLTPSHIAATVFNILGRTREALKVMS, encoded by the exons ATGGCTCTTTCAGCATTCTCTTTGTTTCCTACTCATTTATCATCAAAAACACTACCTTTAGACTCTTCACATAAACAAGGTTCTTTATTAACTCATTTGTTTTGGGGAGTAGATCTGAAAGACCAACACCCGCAGCTTCAG GTGAAGAAGAAGCCATGTGGGGTTTGGGCATCACTAACAGAAACTGGAGAGTATTTTTCACAAAGACCACCAACTCCTTTattggatacaatcaattatcCAATTCATATGAAGAATTTATCTGTGAAA GAATTGAAACAACTGGCTGATGAACTCCGCTCCGATGTTATCTTCAATGTTTCTAAGACCGGAGGTCATCTTGGTTCGAGCCTTGGCGTGGTTGAGCTTACTGTAGCACTCCATTATGTCTTTAATACTCCACAAGATAAGATACTATGGGACGTTGGTCACCAG TCTTATCCTCATAAAATTCTTACTGGGAGAAGAGATAAAATGTCAACGATGAGACAAACAAATGGATTATCGGGATTCACTAAACGTGCTGAGAGTGAATATGATTCCTTTGGCACTGGTCACAGCTCTACCAGTATCTCGGCCGCGTTGG GAATGGCTGTGGGAAGAGACTTGAAGGGAAAAGATAACAATGTCATCGCCGTTATTGGTGATGGTGCCATGACAGCAGGGCAAGCTTACGAGGCAATGAACAATGCTGGATACCTTGACTCTGATATGATTGTTATCCTCAATGACAACAAACAAGTTTCTCTACCGACTGCAAATCTTGACGGTCCCATACCACCTGTAGGAGCTCTTAGTAGTGCTCTTAGTAGGCTGCAGTCCAGCAGACCCCTTAGAGAACTAAGGGAGGTGGCCAAG GGAGTCACAAAGCAGATTGGTGGACCAATGCATGAGCTTGCTGCAAAAGTTGATGAGTACGCACGTGGAATGATTAGTGGATCTGGTTCATCACTCTTCGAAGAGCTTGGTCTCTATTATATTGGTCCAGTGGATGGCCATAGCATAGATGATCTTGTTGCCATTCTCAAAGAGGTCAAGTGTACCCATACAACAGGGCCCGTCCTCATCCATGTCATAACTGAGAAAGGTCGAGGATACCCATATGCGGAGAAAGCTGCTGACAAATATCATG GTGTTTCAAAATTTGATCCAGCCACTGGAAAGCAATCTAAGTCGAATGCTCCAACTCAATCGTACACAACCTATTTTGCAGAAGCTTTGATAGCTGAAGCAGAAGTTGACAATAACATTGTTGCTATTCACGCTGCAATGGGTGGAGGAACTGGGATGAACCTTTTCCTTCGTCGCTTTCCTACACGGTGTTTTGATGTGGGAATTGCAGAGCAGCATGCAGTTACCTTTGCTGCAGGCTTGGCTTGCGAAGGCCTAAAACCATTCTGTGCAATCTATTCTTCCTTCTTACAGAGAGCTTATGATCAG GTGATACATGATGTAGATTTGCAGAAATTGCCTGTGAGGTTTGCAATGGATAGGGCAGGGCTTGTTGGAGCTGATGGTCCTACACATTCTGGATCATTTGATGTCACTTACATGGCATGCTTACCAAACATGGTTGTGATGGCTCCTTCAGATGAGGCTGAACTCTTTCACATGGTTGCTACCGCTGCTGCAATCGACGACCGTCCTTCTTGTTTCCGGTATCCTAGAGGAAACGGGATCGGTGTTGAGCTTCCTGCAGGGAACAAAGGCATTCCACTGGAG GTGGGAAAAGGCAGAATTTTAATCGAGGGAGAAAGAGTAGCACTCTTAGGTTATGGATCAGCAGTTCAAAGCTGTGTTGCTGCAGCTTCTTTACTAGAAGCCCATGGCTTGAGGTTAACAGTTGCGGATGCACGATTCTGCAAACCACTTGATCAAGCCCTTGTACGTAAACTAGCTAAATCACATGAGATAGTTGTCACGGTCGAAGAGGGTTCTATAGGGGGATTCGGTTCTCATGTTGCTCAATTCATGGCCCTCGACGGTCTTCTTGATGGCACAACCAAG TGGAGACCATTGGTTCTTCCTGATCGTTACATCGAGCATGGATCACCTGCCGATCAAATGGTTGATGCTGGCTTGACCCCATCTCACATTGCAGCAACTGTTTTTAACATTCTTGGACGAACAAGAGAAGCTCTCAAGGTCATGTCATAG